The DNA window AGTGCATAAGCACTTCCAAATACATTTAATATGACTTTTTGATTTTTTGATAGATCGGTCAGAACTCTTTTTGATTCTGCTGAAATTTTATAAGGTTTGTAGGCAGTAGAATTATCTTTATGGAGACCCACAATTACCGTAGAATTAGAAGGAATTGTATTAATTTCATTGGCTTTTTTAATAATTACATTAGAGCCTAACTGGTTGGCAAATGTTTGAAAAGGAGCTTCTTCCAATGGGACATAGTAAATTTGTTTTCCGCTAAGTGGGAGCAGCTTTTGCTCATCTTTTAATAAAGTTAAAGCATTAGAATAAAGATTCTGAACTAAAACTTTGTGAGAATCATTGTTAAGGTCATTATTTATATTCTCAGGATTTTTTGGACTGTATTTTTCCAGACCTAAATAATATTTTGTAAGTAATATTTTCTTTACACTTTCTTCTACCCGGGATTGTGAAATTTCTCCATTATCAATAGCTTTCTGAATTAACTTTTTACCTTCAGATACACCCTGAGAAAAAAGCATAATATCATTTCCTGCTTTGAAGGCCAATTCATCTAATTCTCCAGGTTTGTACTTATTAGCTACAGCTCCCATATTTAAAGCATCAGTAATAATTAAGCCTTTAAATCCTAATTTTTCTTTTAATAATCCTGTAATAATATTTTTAGATACAGAAGCCGGAATTCCTTTTCCTGATTCTAGTGTTGGGACATATAAGTGGGCTACCATTACGCCTCCAATTCCTTTATTCATTAATGCCCTGAAAGGGGCAAGTTCAACTGCATTAAGTCGGTCCAATTGATGTGAGACAACAGGCAGATCTAAATGAGAATCTGTACTTGTGTCACCATGGCCAGGAAAATGTTTTATTGCGGCAAGTATATTGTTGTCCTGTAGTCCATTTGAATACGCTAATGCCGAATTGATAACATTGTCAACCTCAGAGCCGAAACTTCTGTTTCCGATAATAGGATTGTTTGGATTCGTGTTAACATCTACTACAGGAGCAAAATCCCAGTTGATCCCCATTCTTTTACAATCTGCAGCTATTTTAGCAGACATTTGATAAATAAGATTCTTATCCTGAATAGCGCCCAGGGTCATCGCCCACGGAAATTTATGAGCTGTCGCTATTCTTTGATAAAGACCCCATTCAGCATCCATTCCTATCATTAAAGGAACTTTAGACTTCTGCTGAAATTCATTGACGAGCGTAATTTCTCTTGCTGCATCATCCTGCATTAAAATCAATCCGCCGATTTTATCGTTGATTACAATATTTCTAACTTGGTTAATATGGCTTTCATCTTTATTAGTATAAAGGGCAACAATGAAAAGTTGTCCTAATTTTTCATCTTGAGAAAGAGAGCTGTACGTTTTATCAACCCATTGGTTCGCCTTACTTATATCTGCCTGAGAAATGCCCTTTGGCTGATACTGGGCAGTGATTTTTGAACTGATGAATAAGAATATGAAGAGAGAAGTGTAAACTATTTTGTTCATAACTTTAGAATAAGAACAAAAATACAATTAAAAAAATCATCATAATGGATGTTTTTAAGTTTTTTGGTATATGTTTTGGATGTGCTTTATAAATAATAATTAAAACTTTTATAAAAATGAAAAAATTTCTTCCAATCCTCCTATTAGCTTTTGTCAGCTTATTT is part of the Chryseobacterium paludis genome and encodes:
- a CDS encoding glycoside hydrolase family 3 protein, translating into MNKIVYTSLFIFLFISSKITAQYQPKGISQADISKANQWVDKTYSSLSQDEKLGQLFIVALYTNKDESHINQVRNIVINDKIGGLILMQDDAAREITLVNEFQQKSKVPLMIGMDAEWGLYQRIATAHKFPWAMTLGAIQDKNLIYQMSAKIAADCKRMGINWDFAPVVDVNTNPNNPIIGNRSFGSEVDNVINSALAYSNGLQDNNILAAIKHFPGHGDTSTDSHLDLPVVSHQLDRLNAVELAPFRALMNKGIGGVMVAHLYVPTLESGKGIPASVSKNIITGLLKEKLGFKGLIITDALNMGAVANKYKPGELDELAFKAGNDIMLFSQGVSEGKKLIQKAIDNGEISQSRVEESVKKILLTKYYLGLEKYSPKNPENINNDLNNDSHKVLVQNLYSNALTLLKDEQKLLPLSGKQIYYVPLEEAPFQTFANQLGSNVIIKKANEINTIPSNSTVIVGLHKDNSTAYKPYKISAESKRVLTDLSKNQKVILNVFGSAYALKDIDISKISTVLVSYENNDDSMIATADALLGKTKIWGRLPVLINDHLKAGMGIDLNSGSAPDTKSNSTIFTTSKQ